A genomic region of Dickeya solani IPO 2222 contains the following coding sequences:
- the pcnB gene encoding polynucleotide adenylyltransferase PcnB, translating to MFTRVANFCRKVLNRENEPVRADNPPLAITVVPRDQHAISRSDISENALKVLYRLSKAGYEAYLVGGGVRDLLLGKKPKDFDITTNATPEQVRKLFRNCRLVGRRFRLAHVMFGPEVIEVATFRGHHEQHQEQETKNAAQQGQNGMLLRDNIFGTIEEDAQRRDFSINSLYYSIADFTVRDYTNGLNDLHQGLIRLIGEPETRYREDPVRMLRAVRFAAKLDMRISSETAEPIPRLASLLHDIPPARLFEESLKLLQAGYGYPTYQLLCEYQLFQPLFPLISRYFTANGESTMERMIVQVLKNTDQRIQNDMRVNPAFLFSAMLWYPLVEHAQKLTQESGLAYFEAFALAMNDVLDEQCRSLAIPKRITSLIRDIWQLQLRLSRRQGKRAFKLMEHPKFRAAYDLLSLRAEIENHQELQRLTQWWGEFQVAAPPRQQVMLNTLDDGPSPHRRSRRPRKRPARRDNAR from the coding sequence ATCTTTACCCGGGTAGCTAATTTTTGCCGCAAGGTACTGAATCGTGAGAATGAGCCCGTCAGGGCGGACAATCCGCCGCTGGCGATAACGGTCGTTCCCCGTGACCAGCATGCCATTTCACGCAGCGACATTAGTGAGAATGCGCTGAAAGTACTGTATCGCCTGAGCAAAGCGGGCTATGAGGCTTATCTGGTGGGCGGCGGCGTCCGCGACCTGCTGTTGGGCAAAAAACCCAAAGACTTCGATATCACCACCAACGCCACCCCGGAACAGGTCCGCAAGTTGTTCCGCAACTGCCGACTAGTGGGCCGTCGTTTCCGTCTGGCACATGTGATGTTCGGCCCGGAAGTCATTGAGGTCGCCACATTCCGCGGCCACCACGAACAGCATCAGGAACAGGAAACGAAAAACGCCGCCCAGCAAGGCCAAAACGGTATGCTGCTGCGCGACAACATTTTCGGCACCATCGAGGAAGACGCCCAGCGGCGCGACTTCTCCATCAACAGTCTCTATTACAGCATCGCCGACTTCACCGTTCGCGACTACACCAACGGTCTGAACGACCTGCATCAGGGGTTGATTCGCCTGATTGGCGAACCGGAAACCCGCTACCGCGAAGACCCGGTGCGTATGCTGCGCGCCGTGCGATTCGCCGCCAAACTCGATATGCGCATCAGCTCGGAAACCGCCGAGCCGATTCCTCGTCTTGCCTCGTTGCTGCACGACATTCCGCCGGCGCGGCTGTTTGAAGAATCCCTGAAACTGCTGCAGGCGGGTTACGGCTATCCGACTTATCAGTTGCTGTGCGAATACCAGCTGTTTCAGCCGCTGTTTCCGCTGATCAGCCGCTACTTCACCGCTAACGGCGAAAGCACCATGGAGCGGATGATCGTACAGGTGCTGAAAAACACCGATCAACGCATCCAGAACGACATGCGCGTCAACCCGGCGTTTCTGTTCTCCGCCATGTTGTGGTACCCGCTGGTGGAACACGCCCAAAAACTGACGCAGGAGAGCGGGCTGGCCTACTTTGAAGCGTTCGCCTTAGCCATGAACGACGTACTGGACGAACAGTGTCGCTCGCTGGCGATCCCCAAACGTATTACCTCGCTGATCCGCGATATCTGGCAATTGCAACTGCGTCTGTCGCGCCGTCAGGGCAAACGCGCCTTTAAGCTGATGGAACACCCGAAATTCCGCGCCGCCTATGACCTGCTCAGCCTGCGTGCGGAAATCGAAAACCATCAGGAGCTACAGCGTCTGACGCAGTGGTGGGGAGAGTTTCAGGTCGCCGCACCGCCGCGCCAGCAGGTGATGTTGAACACACTGGATGACGGCCCATCGCCGCATCGCCGCTCTCGCCGTCCGCGCAAGCGCCCAGCCCGCCGGGATAACGCCCGGTGA
- the folK gene encoding 2-amino-4-hydroxy-6-hydroxymethyldihydropteridine diphosphokinase, with protein sequence MIRVYLALGSNLSEPLQQVRAALTALDAIPHTRLARCSSFYRSRPLGPQDQPDYLNAVAELQTALPPETLLDHTQRIEQEQGRVRKEHRWGPRTLDLDILLFGDMTLHTERLTVPHYDMKNREFMLYPLAELAPELVFPDGEALATRLQLVPRNGLTRWDDQ encoded by the coding sequence GTGATCCGGGTTTATCTGGCGCTGGGCAGCAACCTGTCCGAGCCATTGCAACAGGTGCGAGCCGCGCTAACCGCGCTGGACGCTATTCCGCACACCCGGCTGGCGCGCTGTTCGTCATTTTATCGCAGCCGCCCGCTCGGCCCGCAGGATCAGCCTGATTATCTTAATGCCGTCGCCGAGTTGCAGACCGCGTTGCCGCCGGAAACGCTGCTGGACCACACCCAGCGCATCGAGCAGGAACAAGGACGGGTGCGTAAGGAACACCGCTGGGGACCGCGTACCCTCGACCTCGATATTCTGCTGTTTGGCGATATGACGCTGCATACCGAACGGCTTACGGTACCGCACTATGACATGAAAAACCGTGAGTTCATGCTTTACCCGCTGGCTGAACTGGCGCCGGAACTGGTGTTTCCCGATGGAGAAGCGCTGGCGACGCGGTTACAACTGGTGCCACGCAACGGCCTGACCCGATGGGACGACCAATAA
- the panB gene encoding 3-methyl-2-oxobutanoate hydroxymethyltransferase: MKATTISHLRQWKQEQKKFATLTAYDASFAQLFYEQGIRVMLVGDSLGMPVQGHDSTLPVTIDDMVYHTRCVRRGAPHCLLLSDLPFMGAATPEQACQQAAALMRAGANMVKIEGGSWLVPTVRMLTERAVPVCGHLGLTPQSVNIFGGYKVQGRDEAAASQLLEDALALEQAGAQLLVLECVPVSLAQRVTDALSIPVIGIGAGNVTDGQILVMHDALGVTGGHTPKFARNFMAEAADIRAAVRLYVQDVEQGTFPDEKYSFV, from the coding sequence ATGAAAGCGACGACTATTTCTCATCTGCGCCAGTGGAAACAGGAACAGAAAAAGTTCGCCACGTTAACGGCTTACGACGCCAGCTTCGCCCAGTTGTTTTATGAACAGGGCATCCGCGTAATGCTGGTGGGGGACTCTCTCGGTATGCCCGTACAGGGCCACGACTCGACCCTGCCCGTCACCATTGACGATATGGTTTATCACACCCGTTGCGTACGGCGCGGCGCGCCGCATTGTTTGCTGTTATCCGACCTCCCCTTCATGGGTGCCGCCACGCCGGAACAAGCCTGCCAGCAAGCCGCCGCACTGATGCGCGCCGGCGCCAATATGGTTAAAATCGAAGGCGGTAGCTGGCTCGTGCCGACCGTGCGTATGCTGACCGAACGCGCCGTCCCGGTGTGTGGACACCTGGGGCTGACCCCGCAGTCGGTCAATATCTTTGGCGGCTACAAAGTCCAGGGGCGCGATGAAGCCGCCGCCAGCCAACTGCTGGAAGATGCGTTGGCGCTGGAACAGGCGGGCGCTCAGTTGCTGGTGCTGGAATGCGTGCCGGTATCGCTGGCGCAGCGGGTGACCGACGCGCTCAGCATCCCGGTCATCGGCATCGGCGCCGGTAATGTCACCGACGGCCAGATTCTGGTAATGCACGACGCGCTGGGCGTGACCGGCGGCCATACGCCGAAATTCGCCCGCAATTTCATGGCGGAAGCGGCGGATATCCGCGCCGCCGTTCGCCTGTATGTGCAGGACGTCGAACAGGGAACGTTTCCCGATGAGAAATACAGTTTTGTTTAA
- the panC gene encoding pantoate--beta-alanine ligase, whose translation MLIIETPVLLRRELRRWRQEGKRIALVPTMGNLHDGHLTLVDEARAWADIVVVSIFVNPLQFNRADDLARYPRTLQEDCEKLTRRGVDLVFSPAPDTLYPNGLQQQTFVEVPGLSQMLEGASRPGHFRGVATVVSKLFNLVQPDVACFGEKDYQQLALIRQMVADMDYDISIVGVPIVRAKDGLALSSRNGYLTAEERQQAPQLHRIMNEVVAQLTTGDRQIDDMLAKASEALRDAGFTPDELFIRDAATLQPLTIDSTGAVVLMAAWLGKARLIDNQQVDLTT comes from the coding sequence GTGTTGATTATTGAAACGCCGGTGCTGCTGCGCCGAGAACTCCGCCGCTGGCGTCAGGAAGGGAAGCGTATCGCCCTGGTGCCCACTATGGGCAACCTGCATGACGGACACCTGACGCTGGTGGACGAAGCCCGAGCCTGGGCCGACATCGTGGTGGTCAGTATTTTTGTCAATCCATTGCAGTTTAACCGGGCCGACGATCTGGCCCGCTACCCGCGCACCCTGCAGGAAGACTGCGAGAAGCTGACGCGCCGCGGCGTTGATCTGGTATTCTCGCCCGCGCCGGACACCCTCTACCCTAACGGCCTGCAACAGCAGACGTTTGTGGAAGTACCGGGGCTATCGCAGATGCTGGAAGGTGCCAGCCGTCCGGGGCATTTCCGTGGCGTCGCTACCGTCGTCAGCAAATTGTTCAATCTGGTGCAGCCGGACGTGGCCTGTTTTGGCGAAAAAGATTATCAGCAACTGGCGCTGATCCGTCAGATGGTGGCCGACATGGACTACGACATCAGCATCGTCGGCGTGCCTATCGTGCGCGCTAAAGACGGCCTGGCGCTCAGTTCTCGCAACGGTTATCTCACCGCCGAAGAACGCCAGCAGGCACCGCAGCTTCACCGCATCATGAACGAGGTGGTGGCGCAATTAACCACCGGCGATCGGCAAATTGATGATATGCTCGCCAAAGCGTCAGAGGCGTTGCGTGACGCCGGATTCACGCCCGATGAGCTCTTTATCCGCGACGCCGCGACGCTGCAGCCGCTGACCATCGACAGTACCGGCGCTGTGGTGCTGATGGCGGCCTGGCTGGGCAAAGCGCGCCTGATTGACAACCAGCAGGTGGATTTGACCACCTGA
- the panD gene encoding aspartate 1-decarboxylase, giving the protein MIRTMLQGKLHRVKVTQADLHYEGSCAIDQDFMDAAGILEYEAIDIYNVDNGHRFSTYAIAAERGSRIISVNGAAARCACVGDKLIICSYVQMPDEQAREHHPKVAYFGDNNTLQRTAKAIPVQIA; this is encoded by the coding sequence ATGATTCGAACCATGCTGCAAGGTAAACTGCACCGGGTGAAAGTAACCCAGGCGGATTTACATTATGAAGGGTCCTGCGCCATCGATCAGGATTTTATGGACGCCGCCGGTATTCTTGAATACGAAGCGATCGACATCTACAACGTGGACAACGGCCACCGTTTCTCCACCTACGCGATCGCCGCTGAACGCGGCTCCCGCATTATCTCCGTCAACGGCGCAGCCGCGCGATGCGCCTGCGTCGGCGACAAGCTGATTATCTGCTCCTATGTGCAGATGCCGGACGAGCAAGCGCGCGAGCACCACCCGAAGGTCGCCTATTTTGGCGACAACAATACGCTGCAGCGCACCGCCAAAGCCATTCCGGTGCAGATCGCCTGA
- a CDS encoding ABC transporter permease — MMGLYWVALQSIWSKEINRFARIWIQTLLPPVITMSLYFVIFGNLVGSRIGEMNGFSYMQFIVPGLIMMSVITNAYANVASSFFSAKFQRNIEELLVAPVPTHIIIAGYVGGGMARGICVGVLVTAVSLFFVPLHVHAWWMVVVTLLLTSMLFSLAGLINAVFAKTFDDISLIPTFVLTPLTYLGGVFYSLSLLSPFWQAVSKLNPVVYMISGFRFGFLGIHDVPLALTLAVLLAFIVVFYGLSWWLIERGRGLRS; from the coding sequence ATGATGGGGTTATATTGGGTGGCGCTGCAGAGCATCTGGAGCAAGGAAATCAACCGCTTCGCCCGGATCTGGATCCAGACATTGTTGCCGCCGGTGATTACCATGTCGCTGTATTTTGTCATCTTCGGCAATCTGGTCGGCAGCCGTATCGGCGAGATGAACGGCTTTAGTTACATGCAGTTCATCGTGCCGGGGTTGATCATGATGTCGGTGATTACCAATGCCTATGCCAACGTTGCGTCGTCATTTTTCAGCGCCAAATTCCAGCGTAATATCGAAGAGCTGCTGGTGGCGCCGGTGCCGACGCACATCATCATCGCCGGTTACGTCGGCGGCGGCATGGCGCGCGGCATCTGCGTCGGCGTGCTGGTTACGGCGGTGTCGCTGTTCTTTGTGCCGCTGCACGTACATGCCTGGTGGATGGTAGTGGTGACACTGTTGCTGACGTCGATGCTGTTTTCGCTGGCGGGGCTGATCAACGCGGTGTTCGCCAAAACCTTCGACGACATCAGCCTGATTCCCACCTTCGTGCTGACGCCGCTGACGTATCTGGGCGGTGTGTTCTATTCGCTGTCGTTGCTATCGCCGTTCTGGCAGGCAGTGTCCAAACTGAACCCGGTCGTTTATATGATCAGCGGCTTCCGCTTCGGATTCCTGGGCATTCATGATGTGCCGCTGGCATTGACGTTGGCGGTGCTGTTGGCGTTTATCGTGGTGTTCTACGGGCTGAGCTGGTGGCTGATTGAGCGTGGGCGCGGCTTGCGCAGTTAA
- a CDS encoding ABC transporter ATP-binding protein, whose translation MTYALELANVTKTYPGGVRALRGIDLRVEAGDFYALLGPNGAGKSTTIGIISSLVNKTDGRIQVFGHDLDRDIVNAKRQLGLVPQEFNFNPFETVMQIVVNQAGYYGVPRQEALRRAEKYLNQLDLWGKRNDRARMLSGGMKRRLMIARALMHEPKLLILDEPTAGVDIELRRSMWGFLKELNGQGTTIILTTHYLEEAEMLCRNIGIIQSGQLVENTSMKALLAKLQSETFFFDLAAKSALPRLEGYQHRLVDTSTLEVDVRREQGLNGIFSQLSAQGIQVLSMRNKANRLEELFVALLNNNGDKA comes from the coding sequence ATGACATATGCACTGGAATTGGCGAATGTGACCAAGACGTATCCGGGAGGCGTCCGCGCGCTGCGCGGCATCGACCTGCGCGTTGAGGCCGGGGACTTCTATGCACTGCTGGGCCCCAATGGCGCCGGCAAGTCCACCACTATCGGCATCATCAGTTCACTGGTCAACAAGACCGACGGCAGGATTCAGGTGTTCGGCCACGATCTGGACCGGGATATCGTGAACGCTAAGCGGCAACTGGGGCTAGTGCCGCAGGAATTCAACTTCAATCCGTTCGAGACCGTGATGCAAATTGTGGTCAATCAGGCCGGTTACTACGGCGTTCCCCGGCAGGAAGCGTTGCGGCGCGCCGAAAAATACCTCAACCAGCTCGACCTGTGGGGCAAGCGCAACGATCGCGCCCGCATGCTGTCCGGCGGCATGAAGCGCCGGCTGATGATCGCCCGCGCATTGATGCATGAACCCAAGCTGCTGATTCTTGACGAGCCGACCGCCGGGGTGGACATCGAATTGCGGCGCTCAATGTGGGGGTTTCTCAAAGAGCTCAACGGGCAGGGCACCACCATCATCCTGACCACCCATTATCTGGAAGAAGCGGAAATGCTGTGCCGTAATATCGGCATCATCCAGTCTGGGCAACTGGTGGAGAACACCTCGATGAAGGCGCTGCTGGCCAAGCTGCAATCGGAAACCTTCTTTTTCGATCTGGCGGCGAAGAGCGCGCTTCCCAGGCTGGAAGGTTATCAGCACCGGCTGGTGGATACCTCTACGCTGGAAGTGGACGTGAGGCGCGAGCAGGGGCTGAACGGCATTTTCAGCCAGCTCAGCGCGCAAGGCATTCAGGTTCTCAGTATGCGTAACAAGGCCAATCGCCTGGAAGAACTGTTTGTCGCTCTGCTCAATAACAACGGAGATAAAGCATGA
- the can gene encoding carbonate dehydratase, giving the protein MKTIETLIANNQQWSETIVKEDPDYFERLALAQRPRFLWIGCSDSRVPAESLTSLEPGELFVHRNVANLVVHTDLNCLSVVQYAVEVLEVEHIIICGHYGCGGVQAAVENPELGLINNWLLHIRDLWYKHSSLLGELPPEQRFNKLCEINVVEQVYNLGHSTIMQSAWKRGQKVTIHGWVYGIQDGRLRDLEVTATSRETLEQRYRRAVSSLL; this is encoded by the coding sequence ATGAAAACAATAGAAACGCTGATCGCCAATAACCAGCAATGGTCTGAAACGATAGTGAAAGAAGACCCTGATTATTTTGAACGGCTGGCGTTAGCCCAGCGTCCCCGCTTTCTGTGGATTGGCTGCTCGGACAGCCGGGTTCCCGCCGAAAGCCTGACCAGCCTCGAACCGGGCGAACTGTTCGTTCACCGTAACGTGGCCAATCTGGTGGTCCATACCGATCTTAACTGCCTGTCCGTGGTGCAGTACGCCGTAGAAGTACTGGAAGTGGAGCACATCATCATTTGTGGCCACTACGGCTGCGGCGGCGTACAGGCCGCGGTTGAAAACCCGGAACTGGGGCTGATCAACAACTGGCTGCTCCACATCCGTGACCTGTGGTATAAGCACAGCTCATTGCTGGGAGAATTGCCACCCGAACAGCGCTTTAACAAACTGTGTGAAATTAATGTTGTGGAGCAGGTCTATAATCTGGGCCATTCCACCATCATGCAGTCGGCCTGGAAACGCGGCCAAAAGGTGACGATTCATGGCTGGGTCTACGGGATTCAGGATGGGCGTCTGCGTGACCTGGAAGTCACCGCCACCAGCCGCGAAACGCTGGAGCAGCGTTACCGCCGTGCGGTCTCGTCGCTGCTGTAA
- the hpt gene encoding hypoxanthine phosphoribosyltransferase, whose amino-acid sequence MKHTVDVMISEQEVKARVAELGRQISEHYRNSGNDMVLVGLLRGSFVFMADLCRAIDLSHEVDFMTASSYGGGMNSSRDVKILKDLDEDIRGKDVLIVEDIIDSGNTLSKVREILQLREPASLAICTLLDKPSRREVQVPVEWIGFSIPDEFVVGYGIDYAQRYRHLPFIGKVIPQ is encoded by the coding sequence ATGAAACATACGGTGGACGTCATGATCTCCGAACAGGAGGTCAAGGCGCGGGTGGCCGAACTCGGGCGCCAAATCAGCGAGCATTACCGCAACAGCGGCAACGATATGGTGCTGGTGGGACTGCTGCGCGGCTCCTTTGTGTTTATGGCCGATCTGTGCCGCGCCATTGATCTTTCCCACGAGGTGGATTTTATGACCGCCTCCAGTTACGGCGGCGGCATGAACTCGTCGCGCGACGTGAAGATTCTGAAGGATCTTGATGAGGATATCCGCGGTAAAGATGTGCTGATTGTCGAAGACATCATCGACTCCGGCAATACGTTGAGCAAGGTGCGCGAAATTCTGCAACTGCGCGAACCGGCGTCGCTGGCCATCTGTACGCTGTTGGATAAGCCGTCACGCCGTGAAGTTCAGGTACCGGTAGAATGGATTGGTTTCTCAATCCCTGACGAATTTGTGGTGGGGTATGGCATCGATTATGCCCAGCGCTATCGCCATCTGCCGTTTATCGGCAAGGTCATCCCGCAGTAA
- a CDS encoding GNAT family N-acetyltransferase, producing the protein MTSLSSSMADNVITYKVNDPINVDQFIHLLNRTSLGPRRPLDQRDTLAGMLTETDLLVTAWRGDELVGVARSVTDYHFCCYLSDLAVDETCQHGGIGRQLIAHTVQQLKPQCRLILIAAPQAVDYYPKIGFEAHPSAWHILAGDFLALKR; encoded by the coding sequence ATGACATCCTTATCGTCTTCAATGGCTGACAACGTCATCACCTATAAAGTGAACGACCCCATCAATGTCGATCAGTTTATCCACCTGCTTAACCGAACCTCACTGGGTCCGAGACGACCGCTGGATCAACGGGATACCCTCGCCGGCATGCTAACCGAAACGGACCTGCTGGTGACGGCGTGGCGTGGCGATGAACTGGTGGGCGTGGCGCGCAGCGTGACGGATTATCACTTTTGCTGCTACCTGTCCGACTTGGCGGTGGATGAAACCTGTCAACATGGCGGCATCGGTCGTCAGCTTATCGCGCATACCGTACAGCAGCTCAAACCACAGTGCCGTCTGATTCTGATTGCCGCGCCTCAGGCCGTGGACTATTACCCCAAAATCGGCTTTGAGGCGCACCCCAGCGCCTGGCACATTCTGGCGGGCGATTTTCTTGCACTGAAGCGTTGA
- a CDS encoding ABC transporter ATP-binding protein, producing the protein MATPEILTIASLSCRYPQLSVLENVSFSVHEGEMVCLLGASGDGKTTLLKSIAGLLSQEQGRIVIAGQTADSQAQSAEPSPRVVGMVFQDDVLFPHLTVMENITFGLRGKSSEEVSTLAMDAVGLMQLETFTRCYPHELSREQNQRAALARALACQPKLLLLDEPFSSVDSQIRYRLISELRQILRQRQIATLFATSDREDAFAFADHLILIHDGGIVQQGFSADLYYRPVNRYVASFMGNTNYLPVKISGDRQWQSFLGEHQATRALKLPHGARYDWLIRPQEIALALDEEGSGVIEDRLFMGTSNFYRVRVNELALQVQSGNWFEPGQPVRLSIRTDQPVLFPPETVVSSQE; encoded by the coding sequence ATGGCGACCCCGGAGATTTTAACGATAGCCTCGCTCAGTTGCCGCTATCCGCAACTTTCCGTGTTGGAAAACGTGAGTTTTTCGGTGCATGAAGGCGAAATGGTGTGCCTGCTCGGGGCCAGCGGCGATGGTAAAACCACGCTGTTGAAATCGATAGCGGGTCTGCTGTCGCAGGAACAAGGCAGAATAGTCATCGCCGGTCAGACGGCGGATTCTCAGGCGCAGAGCGCCGAGCCGTCGCCACGCGTCGTAGGGATGGTGTTTCAGGATGATGTGCTGTTTCCCCATCTGACGGTCATGGAGAACATCACCTTTGGGCTGCGCGGCAAGTCATCTGAAGAGGTCAGCACCCTGGCGATGGATGCGGTAGGGTTGATGCAACTGGAAACCTTTACCCGGTGTTATCCCCATGAGCTGTCCAGAGAGCAGAATCAGCGCGCGGCGCTCGCCCGCGCGCTGGCGTGTCAGCCCAAACTGTTGCTGCTGGATGAGCCTTTTTCCTCCGTTGACAGCCAAATCCGTTACCGCTTGATCAGTGAGCTACGCCAAATCCTGCGGCAGCGTCAGATTGCCACGCTGTTTGCGACGTCCGATCGGGAGGATGCCTTTGCTTTTGCCGATCACCTGATCCTGATCCATGACGGCGGTATTGTGCAGCAGGGTTTTTCCGCCGATCTCTACTACCGACCGGTCAACCGTTATGTGGCAAGTTTTATGGGCAACACCAACTACCTGCCGGTGAAGATCAGCGGTGATCGGCAATGGCAGAGTTTTCTCGGCGAGCATCAGGCGACGAGAGCGTTGAAACTGCCGCATGGCGCACGTTATGACTGGCTGATTCGTCCGCAAGAGATTGCGCTGGCGCTGGATGAGGAAGGTTCGGGCGTAATCGAAGATCGGTTGTTTATGGGAACCAGCAATTTTTACCGTGTCCGGGTCAATGAGCTGGCGCTGCAGGTGCAAAGCGGTAACTGGTTTGAGCCGGGGCAGCCGGTTCGGCTTAGTATTCGCACCGATCAACCCGTTCTGTTTCCGCCGGAAACGGTGGTCAGTTCGCAGGAGTAG
- a CDS encoding ABC transporter permease, producing MTSGIWRISSVLLAGMLLFPLVTMVGMALSAPGDAVSALWHALPVYGMNSLMLVAGCVLFSLLFALPLAWLMSRYRFTGQVWLHRALLLPLAMPGYLLAAVYGDALGYEGPVKQTLYALSFDIDMVPKTFWQQALMVACASLCLALVLFPYVYLLVRTALMSQPVSLQQAARLMTQTRAQVFWRVVFPMARPAIALGMVLMTSEALGDYGISAYFSLQTITTAGLDLWRDKAQHGTAALLMSLLLPLVFLIWFQGRRSRARQLRYQKSSGVSPQSLPVLRGWPCFLTMLFGGALVVVAFVVPVGRLVCWAILSEAPIWSLPFLLAFTSSFMAAACATLLVIGLAVVCTFDFRAIGNPAYRNPLRWLNLNRLLPSTALGMGLLVPFLGLDAWRTAAGGVVDDPWAGSVLVLILAYCMRFSGLLIDRLQIRMSRLSGAMNHVSQSLGYTPALQVLWVYLPQLRHCLIVGVLLVFTESLRELNASLLLQPFEVETMATYVFRFMMDERLPLVATPALMLVGVGMIPLFGITRLMRMEG from the coding sequence ATGACTTCAGGTATCTGGCGCATCAGTAGTGTGCTGTTAGCAGGAATGCTTCTGTTCCCGCTGGTGACTATGGTCGGGATGGCGTTGTCTGCTCCCGGCGACGCGGTGTCGGCGCTATGGCATGCTCTGCCCGTTTATGGAATGAACTCGCTGATGCTGGTGGCGGGCTGCGTACTGTTCAGCCTGCTGTTTGCGTTGCCGCTGGCCTGGCTGATGTCGCGCTACCGTTTTACCGGCCAGGTGTGGCTGCATCGGGCGCTGTTGCTGCCGCTGGCGATGCCCGGTTATCTGCTGGCCGCGGTCTATGGCGACGCGCTGGGGTATGAAGGTCCGGTCAAGCAAACGCTCTACGCTCTGTCGTTTGATATAGACATGGTGCCCAAAACATTCTGGCAACAGGCGTTGATGGTGGCGTGCGCCAGCCTGTGTCTGGCGCTGGTGCTGTTCCCGTATGTCTACCTACTGGTTCGAACGGCGCTGATGTCGCAACCCGTTAGTCTGCAACAGGCTGCCCGGCTGATGACCCAGACCCGTGCTCAGGTATTTTGGCGTGTTGTGTTTCCCATGGCTCGCCCGGCGATCGCGCTTGGCATGGTGCTGATGACGTCGGAAGCGCTCGGCGATTACGGTATTTCCGCTTATTTCTCTTTGCAAACTATCACCACGGCCGGTCTGGATTTGTGGCGCGACAAGGCGCAACACGGTACGGCGGCATTATTGATGTCGTTGCTGCTGCCTCTGGTGTTCCTGATATGGTTTCAGGGGCGTCGTAGTCGTGCCCGTCAGTTGCGTTATCAGAAAAGCAGTGGAGTCAGCCCGCAAAGCCTACCGGTGCTGCGCGGGTGGCCGTGTTTTCTGACGATGCTGTTTGGTGGCGCGCTGGTCGTGGTGGCGTTTGTGGTGCCGGTCGGTCGGCTGGTGTGTTGGGCGATATTGTCTGAAGCGCCGATCTGGAGTTTGCCGTTTTTGCTGGCGTTTACCAGTAGCTTCATGGCGGCCGCTTGCGCGACGTTGCTGGTGATTGGGCTGGCAGTCGTGTGCACGTTTGATTTCCGGGCAATCGGCAATCCGGCTTACCGTAATCCGTTGCGCTGGCTTAATCTCAACCGGTTATTGCCTTCGACGGCGTTGGGGATGGGCCTGCTGGTGCCGTTTCTGGGGCTGGATGCCTGGCGCACTGCGGCCGGCGGTGTGGTGGACGACCCCTGGGCGGGGTCGGTGCTGGTGCTGATTCTGGCCTACTGCATGCGTTTTAGCGGCTTGCTGATTGACCGGCTGCAAATCCGTATGTCCCGCCTGTCGGGCGCTATGAATCATGTCAGCCAGTCGCTTGGCTACACGCCAGCCCTGCAGGTACTGTGGGTCTATCTGCCGCAGTTGCGTCACTGCCTGATTGTCGGCGTCTTGCTGGTGTTTACCGAAAGCCTGCGTGAGCTGAATGCATCGCTGTTGCTACAGCCGTTTGAAGTGGAAACCATGGCGACCTACGTGTTCCGCTTCATGATGGATGAACGGCTGCCGCTGGTAGCGACCCCCGCGCTGATGCTGGTGGGCGTGGGGATGATCCCGCTGTTTGGGATAACCCGATTGATGAGAATGGAAGGATAG
- a CDS encoding YacC family pilotin-like protein: MKHSALVLLLLSLLGFSSASKALNDFEAEDLADLTAIFVYLKNNCGYKDLPNEQIRRALVVFAQQNRWDLSNYNQFDMIALGEASYRDLSGIAIPTPKKCQYLARNSLSLLANTQ; the protein is encoded by the coding sequence ATGAAACATTCCGCGCTGGTGCTGCTCCTGCTTTCGCTGTTGGGCTTCTCCTCCGCCAGTAAGGCATTGAATGATTTCGAGGCCGAAGACCTCGCCGATCTGACCGCCATTTTTGTTTATCTGAAAAACAACTGTGGTTACAAAGATCTCCCCAACGAGCAAATCCGTCGGGCGCTGGTGGTCTTCGCCCAGCAAAATCGCTGGGATTTGAGCAACTACAATCAGTTCGATATGATCGCCCTCGGCGAAGCCAGTTACCGCGACCTGAGCGGCATCGCCATCCCCACCCCGAAAAAATGCCAGTATCTGGCACGGAATTCGCTCAGTTTACTCGCGAATACACAGTAA